A segment of the Deinococcus sp. HSC-46F16 genome:
CGGCGAGCGTGGCGCCGTTGTCGAGGGCGCGGGCCGCGTCCACGAGGTCGCCCTGATCGGTGGTGGCGGTGCTGCCGAGGTGCAGGGCGTACCCGGCTCTCCACGCACGCCACGCGGTCGTGCGCGAGAGGCCCGCGTGCTTGGCCAGGGTGGTGCTGAAGTCGCCCGAGTGACCGGCGGCGGTCCAGCGCAGGTAGAGGGCGTAGGCTTCGCGGGCGCGGTCGCTCAGGCTGCGCTGGGAGGCGCGGTAGGACTCGCCCCAGGCGGCCATCCGCTGTTCCAGGGTGGGGGCGCGGACTTCGAGCTGCTGGCCGGTCACGCAGCCACCTCAATCAGGTGAGTCATCCCCCGCCCGACCACCCAACCACGCAACTTTGTGCGCCGCGATCCTTGCGGGACCCCTACGATGCAGCCATGAAGCGTTTGCTGCCGCTGGCCCTTTTGGCTTTGCTTTTGAGTGCGTGCTCGGGCACCCGACCTTCCTTGCCGGGGCCTGGATGCCATGTGCAACCGGATGGCTTCATGCTGTGTGGAGACCCCCCACCAGTTCCGCCGCAATGACAGGACGCCCACCTGAAGGCCCCGGAAACCGTCTATATCGGCTTGCCTCATCCGCACTCCGGGCCTCGTGAAAGGTTCCCAAACCGCACGTAGTCGCCCATGAACTGGAGGCGCACCGTGCCCACCGCGCCCTCGCGCTGCTTGCCCACGATGATCTCGGCGATGCCCCGCTCGGTCGTCTCCTTGTCGTAGTACTCGTCGCGGTAGATGAACATGACGGTGTCGGCGTCCTGTTCCACAGCGCCCGATTCGCGCAGGTCGGAGAGCATGGGCCGGTGGTTGGGCCGCTGCTCGACCGCGCGGGAGAGCTGCGAGAGCACCAGGAAGGGGCAGCCGAACTCGCGGGCGAGCTGCTTGAGGGTGCGGCTGATGGTGCTGACCTCCTGCACGCGGTTTTCGCCCCCGGCGGTCATCAGTTGCAGGTAGTCGATGACGACCAGGCGCAGCGGGGCTTCCTTGTGCAGCCGCCGCAGCTTGGCGGGCAGCGCCTTCAGGCTGCTGTCGTGCGCCGCGTCGTCGAGGAAGGTCATGGGGAGGCCCCCCAGCCGCCCGGCCGCCTGATCGAAGCGCAACTTCTGGCCGGGCGTGAGGCCCTGCCGCCCGTACATGGCCGCCTGCACCGTGCCCGCCGGGATGCGTGAGGCGGCGGAGAGCAGGCGCACAACGAGCTGGTGACGGCGCATCTCCAGCGAGATCACCGCGACCTGCCCGTCCGCGCCGGAGGTCGCCAGTTGCCCCGCCACGTTCTCGGCGACGTTCAGCGCCAGGGCGCTCTTCCCCATCGAGGGCCGGGCCGCCAGCACGTTGAGGGTGGCCG
Coding sequences within it:
- the dnaB gene encoding replicative DNA helicase, with amino-acid sequence MTTDLPPRVPPHSTEAEVSVLGSLLLDNDAFLADAVAELTPGMFYREAHRKAFAAMQALRDSGEPVDLTTLTTELARVGHLDDVGGVTYLIGLGDQTPTAAYAEHYARIVQEKWTLRQIIAESGQLMRAAYEQQIPLEDLLTQAGQIGSSLDVQANKGAFSIADVVGEVARDVASGTGERPLSTGFSDLDDQLSGGLYPATLNVLAARPSMGKSALALNVAENVAGQLATSGADGQVAVISLEMRRHQLVVRLLSAASRIPAGTVQAAMYGRQGLTPGQKLRFDQAAGRLGGLPMTFLDDAAHDSSLKALPAKLRRLHKEAPLRLVVIDYLQLMTAGGENRVQEVSTISRTLKQLAREFGCPFLVLSQLSRAVEQRPNHRPMLSDLRESGAVEQDADTVMFIYRDEYYDKETTERGIAEIIVGKQREGAVGTVRLQFMGDYVRFGNLSRGPECG